The genomic segment AAGTGCAAAAAATATAACCTTACTGTAAAAGCTTCCTTACTGTAAAAGCTCCCATTGCTTCAGAGCCGCCTAAACAGCCTCCCCAAAGCTCGCTCGGCTTCAGGCTATTGTAGACGGCATCCAGTGCTCTCCAGTCCGCATCCCCCCCCCGCCGTCTCTTTCCGTCTTCCGCTTTTGAGGACCCCTAGTTTTACTATCGTCTCGCTTCGCTTTTCCTCAGATAAAAGTTCCCCGTACCACGCATATATATCCCCGGCGTATATAGTAAAGTATCCAAGCCTCGGCTGCGCACTTTTTCCGGTCGGGATGCCCTTCGGGGGCAACGACGTATCCGAGCGGCCTCAAGCCGCTATTCTTcttgcggggggtgggggtggcgagCGGGGACTCGGTTGCTAGGGCCGCGAAGTTGCTAAGGGAGAACGCGGTAGAATTGTCGCGCGCGCTCGGCCATCCTTCCTGTTTGGGTGGACAAAAAAGTCGGGCATTTCCGGGACGGGGAGTGGGGGCAGGTGGAAACGGAGCGGGGAGGAGGAACACGACGGAAGCGGCGGTTGCGAACGCCGGTGCAGCAATGGGGAGGCGGGCAAGAGAGTTGGGCTGCGTGGTGGATTTTCCCTTGGAACGAAGTGCAGGTGagtgaatgagctggaaggaatTGGCTGGCAGAGAATCGGTGAGGGGAAATGGACGTGGGTCGTAATGAGAGCCAAGGTGGGTTTCATCGACACACGTGTCTGGAATCTCTTCCCAGCGCTCAGATGCTTTTAACCTTTGGGTGTATGAACttatcagggggaaaaaaaggtcaaTGCAACTACGAGGTAGTTGGTATTTGGCCACCGATATTGACATGCACCTGCATCCTTTTTGGAGCCCTAGGGCTAGGATTATTTTTTTGTCAAGatgcagattttattttttttaatttatttttttaattttcagaaacTTATTTGGAAAAAGGAGACAAAATAAATCCTCCGGTGGTGGTGATAATGCTTGGATGGGCCGGCTGCAAGGACAGGTATCTAGAGAAATACAGCGCCATCTATCAACAGAAGgtgaatattattttttcctataTAAATTCATCTTACAATTGCTATCTGTAAATGAAAGAACCATTCTTGGCCTATTCAGAAATcgacaaggaaaaaaaacaataccaGGTGTAGCATCTTCACTTTTCCCATAAAAGACCTATTCAGAATTTTTAAAGTATCAAACGAGAAATCAGTTTCTCCATGAAAattctatgtaaaaaaaaaaaaaaaatctaagctgGAATTTAACCTAGGGAGAGATGCTGGGAGGGTAGTTGAAGCACCTCTGTGACTGtaagtacccaaattttgatcatgtgactgcagaggCACTGCAACAGGCATAGGCAAGGGGAGCTGTCATTAGTCCAGCTTTTTACCACCAACATAggtaggtaccgtatttttcggagtataagatgcacctttcccccccccaaaaagagggtgaaaatctgggtgagtcttatacactgaatacagcattttaggcctcccgaaacccttcacaaaaatggatgtgcagagggtttgggaggtctgcaaagtgctcctgggggctggggagggcaaaaacgagtgaaaaatggcccgttttttgctcttttttgcacacacacacccaagtccccaggagcactttgcaggcctctcaaactatctgcatgccccgtttttcacagaAAATGAGGCgtacagagggtttggaaggtctgcagagtgtaaaacctttttttaaaaaaattatctcttcaaaatcttggtgcatcttatactccggtacatcttatactccaaaaaatatggtacatatccTGCATTTTATTCAGTAGCTCAAAGCAGCACATATAGAACTCTTCATCTTATTTTTCTGTGAGGGAAGAGAGGGTGAGAAAGATTGACTCGTTCAAGACAACTCAGTTAACTTTTGTATCTGAGGTGAAGAATAACCTGAATTTCCCACTCCTGGTTTGACATTTCGATCCTGTGCTATCTGAATGATTGTCTACTATGTTAACAACACAGCGATAGATTAAGCTATAAGCTATGACTACTTGCTTGAATTACTGACACTGAAAATAGTAATACTTAATTCTACTAAATATGAGTCCTGTTAACACattttgtcattaaaaaaaaaaaggaaattataaactCACAGTAAAACATGTGTATTCCTCACAGGGATGTGTAGTGATCCGGTATACAGCGCCATGGAGACATGTGTTCTTTTCAGAATCCTTGGGTATAAAATCCATGCAGACACTGGCTACAAAACTATTGGAGCTTCTTTTTGATTACAAAGTGGAGACGAAGCCTCTACTCTTTCATGTCTTCAGCAATGGCGGGTTCATGCTCTATCGTTACATTGTGGAACTTCTTCACACTCAGCAGCAATTCCAGCATCTGAGGGTAGTGGGAACTGTTTTTGATAGTGCACCTGGCAAGAAGAACTTGAGGGGTGGGGTTCGTGCTCTCTCAGTTGTCTTAGCATCATACAATATGTGCATAAAGTACTTTCTTCTACTGTCATTTGCATTGCTGGTAGTGACATTGCGGATTGTGTTGTATCCTATGACCCGCTTTATACATGAAAGCCATTATGAAGCAATGTTGAACCAACCTTCTAAATGGCCTGAGCTCTATTTGTATTCCAAAGCTGATTCTGTCATTCTAGCAAGTGACATCGAGAACATGGTCCAGGCTCGACGACAGCATCGGGTCCTTGTTAAGATGGTCAACTTTGTACATTCTGATCATGTTAGCCATCTACGAGCATATCCTACCTCCTATGCTACTCACTGCATCTCCTTTATGCACAGTTGCATTGAAAGCACTTCTCACTAGTTTGGGCACTCTAAAGATATCAGCATATACCTCGTCTCTTGATTGactttatatattaaataatacTGCTGCTTCTGTAATTTGCCAAGGGTTTGAAGATTTTCTGAGAATCTGATATTAACTTGTTTGCACATATTTGCTCATTTAACTTAATTTCCAGACCAGATATTGGAGTCTTTCTGAGATACATGGAAGTAAAGTTTCCTAAGTTTATCCTTGCCTAATTACCATGTTCAGTGTGATTATGTGGAGCTGTAGCATATAAACAGCACTGCGCCTATTTAATTCTCCTTTTATTAGCTTCTTCCTTTGCTGTATctcttttttttgtcattttcatcTCAGATTTTTCTTGTACCTGGAAGAAATACTGTGAAGTTGGATTGTACAAATAGGAATTTATTGTCCATTGAAGTGTGTatgatacaaaataaaattaaaaggatgAATCTGCTCCATTTAGTGCAGATCTCTTTTAAGAGGTATGGCATAAACTGCATGCACAAATTAAAACAATGTTGTAATTGCCTTATCCGTAGATGCATACCCTTTCAGAAATCTAACTCAGATTCAATAATAGTAGTTTGAAAAGTGGCAAATAATGTTCCTTTATTGTCCTATTTAAGTAGATAGGTGGGCAAAAGTAATTTTACAGCGACTTACTATAACGTGTTCATGAGAGTGAGAAAGCTATAACAAGAAAATATTGATTAGAGTACTAGACATTCTGTTGTAGCTATAATAACATTAAATGATGGAGATATTCATCTTGGTGTCTATCTTTTTTTTCAAGTTTAAATGGCTGTTCAATTTGTATACTCTAATGTCACATGTCCTTTACTTCTAAGCATATGCTTTTGTGTCATTATTCATTAACTTATGGAAGTTTGTTCTTAGTTTATCTGTGCATTAAAAATGATCTTTCTGGGGGTTACTGGAATTATAATTCTAACACATTTAGAAGGTTTCAATAGGGTAAGAGGCTGAGCTATAATGTTCTGTAATACTAACTTTATAACTTGGAAATAATAGTAATAAGATCTCAATTCTTAGTTGTATAGTAATCCCAACGAAATTAATGGGATTCCAGAATAATAATGGAAAGGTTTATAATCTTGTTTCTTTAACTCTTAACTGCAGGTCTGGCAGGATGAATTTTCATAGTAAATTAGGACATGCTTTATCTTTTTGATGGATTTCCTGCAGCTTATGCTGAACATAATAGATTTTGTCTCTTTTTCTACAATATTGTCAAAAATACTGCTGTTCTCTATAAATTTTAGtttctatgttttgttttttttagattttgggggtggggtggtctATGCACATCCGTGATgaataatatgaaaaaaataggaagatctctttgtatttttatgcttcatttgttttaaaatagtGATTATTAGTGCACTTCAACCACTTACTCCTGCATTCAGTGTCCCAACAGCTTGGTCCTAAATGCTAATTTTGTTTAAACTTACCTCCTGGTAATCGTGGAGAATTGCAGTCTCATTCTGAAAATTACTGCATACAGTTGATTTGCATAAATGTATTCAAAGTAGTTTTCACTGAACCTAAACTACTTGTGCTATATTGCATCAGCATTTCTGTTACATCAaattatataatgtataattgGTATAGACTGTTTTTAGCACTGATCAAGCGTATGATGAGTTCTGCTGCCTCCCCTGTACATCACTTTAATTTAGAACTAGATGAACTGCATGCCTCAAGTGAGTTTGTTTTACTCTAAAgatttgtatatttaaaaaaatatttcccatttattggcaaaggaaattaaaatataaataataaaaataaattatatcatATCAGACTAGAAgaataaatgcaaaattaatCAGAGTGAATAACCAGAtaatcagcagttcaaatccttaaGTGTTATatctctgttaaaaaaaatatgataaaaagaggCTTACCTTGGCATCTGAACTGAATATTGTTTTTTAGTACGATTTAAATTGCAATATGAGATTTCtaaaaaatgaatatatacatACTGTCTTCTTCACTTTTTTGTGTAAAGGTGTGTAACTCTGACCTCTGAGGGCTGCCAACCATTGCATAGCAagttaatgctttattttgtttattttattctttaggaGTAGGAGTAGAGTG from the Thamnophis elegans isolate rThaEle1 chromosome 5, rThaEle1.pri, whole genome shotgun sequence genome contains:
- the TMEM53 gene encoding transmembrane protein 53, with the translated sequence MGRRARELGCVVDFPLERSAETYLEKGDKINPPVVVIMLGWAGCKDRYLEKYSAIYQQKGCVVIRYTAPWRHVFFSESLGIKSMQTLATKLLELLFDYKVETKPLLFHVFSNGGFMLYRYIVELLHTQQQFQHLRVVGTVFDSAPGKKNLRGGVRALSVVLASYNMCIKYFLLLSFALLVVTLRIVLYPMTRFIHESHYEAMLNQPSKWPELYLYSKADSVILASDIENMVQARRQHRVLVKMVNFVHSDHVSHLRAYPTSYATHCISFMHSCIESTSH